Proteins encoded by one window of Antechinus flavipes isolate AdamAnt ecotype Samford, QLD, Australia chromosome 4, AdamAnt_v2, whole genome shotgun sequence:
- the NEUROD2 gene encoding neurogenic differentiation factor 2 isoform X1, with protein sequence MLTRLFSEPGLLPDVPKFASWGDDGDDDEPRSEKGDTPPQPPPPPPGPGAGAPGPVRPPKPGPLRGEDPPDPALGEAKDDGELGGEEEEEEEEEEGLDEAEGERPKKRGPKKRKMTKARLERSKLRRQKANARERNRMHDLNAALDNLRKVVPCYSKTQKLSKIETLRLAKNYIWALSEILRSGKRPDLVSYVQTLCKGLSQPTTNLVAGCLQLNSRNFLTEQGGEGAGRYHGSGGPFAMHPYPYPCSRLAGAQCQAGGGLGGGATHALRTHGYCAAYETLYGGGGGGASPDYNSSEYEGPLSPPLCLNGNFSLKQDSSPDHEKTYHYSMHYSALPGSRPAGHGLVFGSSAVRGSVHSENLLSYDMHLHHDRGPMRRRPNAESGAERKHSKNF encoded by the exons ATGCTGACCCGCCTGTTCAGCGAGCCCGGCCTCCTCCCCGACGTCCCCAAGTTTGCCAGCTGGGGAGACGACGGCGACGACGACGAGCCCAGGAGTGAAAAGGGTGACACGCCGCCCCAGCCACCGCCTCCGCCGCCTGGGCCTGGAGCTGGAGCTCCGGGGCCCGTCCGCCCCCCCAAACCGGGCCCTCTTCGTGGCGAAGACCCCCCGGATCCTGCGCTGGGAGAGGCCAAGGACGACGGCGAATTGGGgggcgaggaggaggaggaggaagaggaggaggaagggctAGACGAGGCAGAAGGCGAGCGGCCCAAGAAGCGGGGGCCCAAGAAGCGGAAGATGACCAAGGCGCGGCTGGAGCGCTCCAAGCTGCGCCGGCAGAAGGCCAACGCGCGCGAACGCAACCGCATGCACGACCTCAACGCGGCGTTGGACAACCTGCGTAAGGTCGTGCCGTGCTACTCCAAGACGCAGAAGCTGTCCAAGATCGAGACGCTGCGCCTGGCCAAAAACTACATCTGGGCGCTCTCGGAAATCCTGCGCTCGGGCAAACGGCCGGACCTGGTGTCCTATGTGCAGACATTGTGCAAGGGCCTGTCGCAGCCCACCACCAACCTGGTGGCCGGCTGTCTCCAGCTCAACTCGCGCAACTTCCTCACAGAGCAAGGCGGCGAGGGGGCCGGACGTTACCACGGTTCTGGAGGCCCGTTCGCTATGCACCCCTACCCGTATCCCTGCTCGCGGCTCGCGGGCGCGCAGTGTCAGGCTGGCGGCGGGCTGGGCGGCGGTGCCACGCATGCCCTGCGGACTCACGGCTACTGTGCGGCATATGAGACGCTGTACGGGGGTGGCGGCGGGGGCGCCTCCCCCGACTACAACAGCTCGGAGTACGAGGGGCCGCTGAGTCCCCCGCTCTGCCTCAACGGTAACTTCTCCCTCAAGCAGGACTCGTCCCCGGACCACGAGAAAACCTACCACTACTCTATGCACTATTCCGCCCTGCCCGGCTCCAGGCCAGCTGGCCACGGCCTGGTCTTCGGCTCCTCGGCCGTGCGCGGGAGCGTCCACTCGGAGAATCTTTTGTCTTACGATATGCACCTTCACCACGACCGAGGCCCAAT GCGACGGAGGCCGAACGCAGAGTCCGGAGCGGAGAGAAAACACAGTAAGAACTTTTAG
- the NEUROD2 gene encoding neurogenic differentiation factor 2 isoform X2 has protein sequence MLTRLFSEPGLLPDVPKFASWGDDGDDDEPRSEKGDTPPQPPPPPPGPGAGAPGPVRPPKPGPLRGEDPPDPALGEAKDDGELGGEEEEEEEEEEGLDEAEGERPKKRGPKKRKMTKARLERSKLRRQKANARERNRMHDLNAALDNLRKVVPCYSKTQKLSKIETLRLAKNYIWALSEILRSGKRPDLVSYVQTLCKGLSQPTTNLVAGCLQLNSRNFLTEQGGEGAGRYHGSGGPFAMHPYPYPCSRLAGAQCQAGGGLGGGATHALRTHGYCAAYETLYGGGGGGASPDYNSSEYEGPLSPPLCLNGNFSLKQDSSPDHEKTYHYSMHYSALPGSRPAGHGLVFGSSAVRGSVHSENLLSYDMHLHHDRGPMYEELNAFFHN, from the coding sequence ATGCTGACCCGCCTGTTCAGCGAGCCCGGCCTCCTCCCCGACGTCCCCAAGTTTGCCAGCTGGGGAGACGACGGCGACGACGACGAGCCCAGGAGTGAAAAGGGTGACACGCCGCCCCAGCCACCGCCTCCGCCGCCTGGGCCTGGAGCTGGAGCTCCGGGGCCCGTCCGCCCCCCCAAACCGGGCCCTCTTCGTGGCGAAGACCCCCCGGATCCTGCGCTGGGAGAGGCCAAGGACGACGGCGAATTGGGgggcgaggaggaggaggaggaagaggaggaggaagggctAGACGAGGCAGAAGGCGAGCGGCCCAAGAAGCGGGGGCCCAAGAAGCGGAAGATGACCAAGGCGCGGCTGGAGCGCTCCAAGCTGCGCCGGCAGAAGGCCAACGCGCGCGAACGCAACCGCATGCACGACCTCAACGCGGCGTTGGACAACCTGCGTAAGGTCGTGCCGTGCTACTCCAAGACGCAGAAGCTGTCCAAGATCGAGACGCTGCGCCTGGCCAAAAACTACATCTGGGCGCTCTCGGAAATCCTGCGCTCGGGCAAACGGCCGGACCTGGTGTCCTATGTGCAGACATTGTGCAAGGGCCTGTCGCAGCCCACCACCAACCTGGTGGCCGGCTGTCTCCAGCTCAACTCGCGCAACTTCCTCACAGAGCAAGGCGGCGAGGGGGCCGGACGTTACCACGGTTCTGGAGGCCCGTTCGCTATGCACCCCTACCCGTATCCCTGCTCGCGGCTCGCGGGCGCGCAGTGTCAGGCTGGCGGCGGGCTGGGCGGCGGTGCCACGCATGCCCTGCGGACTCACGGCTACTGTGCGGCATATGAGACGCTGTACGGGGGTGGCGGCGGGGGCGCCTCCCCCGACTACAACAGCTCGGAGTACGAGGGGCCGCTGAGTCCCCCGCTCTGCCTCAACGGTAACTTCTCCCTCAAGCAGGACTCGTCCCCGGACCACGAGAAAACCTACCACTACTCTATGCACTATTCCGCCCTGCCCGGCTCCAGGCCAGCTGGCCACGGCCTGGTCTTCGGCTCCTCGGCCGTGCGCGGGAGCGTCCACTCGGAGAATCTTTTGTCTTACGATATGCACCTTCACCACGACCGAGGCCCAATGTATGAGGAACTCAATGCATTTTTCCATAATTGA